The Piliocolobus tephrosceles isolate RC106 unplaced genomic scaffold, ASM277652v3 unscaffolded_18050, whole genome shotgun sequence genome includes the window TGCCACCTCTCCTGTTCCAATAGCTTCTCCACCTGCTCCAACAGCCTCTCCTGCTCTGGCAGCCTCTCCTCCTCCCGCAGCCTCTCATCCTGCTCCCGCAGCCTCTCATCGTGCTCCCGCAGCCTCTCCTCTTCCAGCAGCTTCTCTACCTGGTTCAGCAGCCTCTCATGCTCTAgcagcttctcctcctcctcctcccgtcTCTCCCGTTCCAACAACTTCTTCACCTCCTCCAGCAGTCTCTCCTGCTCTGGCAGCCACTCCTGCTCCCATAGCCTCTCCTCCTGCTCATGTATCCTCTCCTCCTGCTCATGTATCCTCTCCTCCTGCTCACGTATCCTCTCCTCCTGCCCAGATAGCCTCTCCTCCTGCTCATGTAGCTTCTCCTCCTGCTCACGTATCCTCTCCTCCTGCTCACGTAGCCTCTCCTTCTGCTCACGTAGCCTCTCCTCCTACTCACGCAGCCTCTCCTCCTGTCTCCTGTTCAGGAGATTCAACATCTGATTGttttccacctcagcctggagCTGTCTTCCCAGACTCTCCAGCTCCTTCCTTAGGTGTTTGGTCTCATCTTGTAGCTGCTCCACCTCCGAGGGCCCTGCTGGTGGATCTGGGGCCCGGGGCTCAGCTGAGAAAGGAAGCAGACCATAAGGGCCTCtggattctaaaaaaaaaaaaaaaaaaaaaaaaaaaaaaatcctcccatTGGTGCAGAGCTCCTCCTCTCAGGCTTCCCAAACTTGGCCTCACTGCTAATGATTCCTCGCACCCAGATGGTAGCCAATCCTCCAAGCCACTTTCAGATGGAGAGCACTGTGGGTGGCTGACAATGGGCACTCCCCCCTCTTTGCTGATGGGGACACCAAGACTCAAGCAGATGACAAGGCTTGCAGTCTCCTGGCACAgacctctctccctctgcctcaaagcccttccatccacccacctccctgGGGTATTCTAAGCCACCCCCACAGCCCTCTGATGCCAGTCCTGCTCCCAGGTCACGCCAGCCCCATCTTACCCCTCTGCTTTTTGAGTTTGAACAAGCTCCTCCCAAGCTTCTGTACCCGATGTATCTCAT containing:
- the LOC111532582 gene encoding LOW QUALITY PROTEIN: putative golgin subfamily A member 6-like protein 3 (The sequence of the model RefSeq protein was modified relative to this genomic sequence to represent the inferred CDS: substituted 1 base at 1 genomic stop codon), whose translation is RFTSPCHQGPFTLCFGQAHTLKEEKNHEIHRVQKLGRSLFKLKKQRAEPRAPDPPAGPSEVEQLQDETKHLRKELESLGRQLQAEVENNQMLNLLNRRQEERLREXEERLREQKERLREQEERIREQEEKLHEQEERLSGQEERIREQEERIHEQEERIHEQEERLWEQEWLPEQERLLEEVKKLLERERREEEEEKLLEHERLLNQVEKLLEEERLREHDERLREQDERLREEERLPEQERLLEQVEKLLEQE